In Chamaesiphon minutus PCC 6605, a genomic segment contains:
- a CDS encoding glutathione S-transferase family protein — MTKPELFWISGSPPAWRVMLALEVKEIDYISRQLDAAANEHKSADFLNLNPRGQVPVLRVGDAIVRESLAIIAYLDRLQPTPPLLGIDPISTAAIWQWLMDFEHNLCPALATVAQAIFRDRVEDRVDEIAAAIEIVMAEIQQIDSRLSQQQYLYEGSLSATDITFYPSWQWLRRALTKNKIPSARH, encoded by the coding sequence ATGACCAAACCAGAACTTTTTTGGATTAGCGGCAGCCCACCCGCTTGGCGAGTGATGCTGGCACTAGAAGTTAAAGAAATCGACTATATTTCTCGACAATTAGATGCTGCGGCGAACGAACATAAGTCTGCCGATTTCTTAAATCTTAATCCTCGCGGACAAGTACCAGTCTTGCGGGTAGGGGATGCGATCGTGCGTGAATCTCTGGCAATTATCGCCTATCTCGATCGGTTGCAACCCACTCCACCGCTATTAGGAATCGATCCGATTTCGACAGCGGCAATCTGGCAATGGTTAATGGATTTCGAGCATAATTTATGTCCAGCATTAGCAACCGTAGCCCAAGCAATTTTCCGCGATCGGGTTGAAGATCGAGTTGATGAAATTGCTGCCGCGATCGAGATAGTTATGGCTGAAATTCAGCAGATCGATTCTCGATTATCTCAACAACAGTATCTATATGAGGGTTCGTTGAGTGCAACTGACATTACGTTTTATCCCAGTTGGCAATGGCTTCGACGTGCCCTCACTAAAAACAAGATCCCATCAGCCAGACATTAG